From the genome of Chelonia mydas isolate rCheMyd1 chromosome 2, rCheMyd1.pri.v2, whole genome shotgun sequence, one region includes:
- the GFOD1 gene encoding glucose-fructose oxidoreductase domain-containing protein 1 isoform X5, translating to MMSAAHYYPKLMSIMGNVLRFLPAFVKMKQLIQEGYVGELLVCEVQVHSGSLLGKKYNWSCDDLMGGGGLHSVGTYIIDLLTFLTSQKAVKVHGLLKTFVKQTDHIKGIRQITSDDFCTFQMVLEGGVCCTVTLNFNVPGEFKQDIIMVGSTGRLIVIGTDLYGQSNSSPQRELLLKDSMPVSNSLLPEKAFSDIPSPYLQGTIKMVQAIRQAFEDQDDRRTWDGRPLTMAATFDDCLYALCVVDTIKKSNQLGEWQNIAIMTEEPELSPAYLISEAMRRSRMSLYC from the coding sequence ATGATGTCTGCAGCCCATTATTACCCCAAGCTCATGAGCATCATGGGGAACGTTCTCCGCTTCCTGCCTGCCTTTGTGAAGATGAAGCAGCTGATTCAGGAGGGCTATGTGGGGGAGTTGCTGGTGTGCGAGGTGCAGGTGCACAGCGGAAGTCTGCTGGGCAAGAAGTACAACTGGAGCTGTGATGacctgatggggggtgggggtttgcaCTCGGTCGGTACCTATATCATCGACCTCTTGACCTTCCTCACCAGCCAGAAGGCTGTGAAAGTCCACGGGCTGCTCAAGACCTTTGTGAAACAGACAGACCACATCAAGGGAATACGTCAGATCACCAGTGATGACTTTTGCACGTTTCAAATGGTTCTTGAAGGCGGGGTATGCTGCACTGTGACCCTCAACTTCAATGTCCCCGGGGAATTCAAACAAGATATTATTATGGTAGGTTCAACTGGACGACTGATTGTAATAGGCACTGATCTGTATGGGCAGAGCAACAGCTCTCCTCAAAGAGAGCTCCTTCTAAAGGACTCTATGCCAGTCAGTAACTCCTTACTGCCTGAGAAGGCCTTCAGTGATATCCCATCCCCATACCTTCAGGGCACTATTAAGATGGTGCAGGCCATCCGGCAAGCATTTGAGGACCAGGATGACAGGAGAACCTGGGATGGGAGGCCCCTCACCATGGCTGCGACTTTCGATGACTGCCTGTATGCCTTGTGCGTAGTGgacaccattaaaaagtcaaaccAACTAGGGGAATGGCAGAACATTGCCATCATGACAGAAGAGCCAGAGCTGAGCCCTGCATACTTGATCAGTGAAGCCATGCGTAGGAGCAGAATGTCTCTGTACTGTTAG